The following proteins come from a genomic window of Paenibacillus sp. CAA11:
- a CDS encoding SDR family oxidoreductase: MSQNKQTLPPQHQYQQPGIESHMNPMPQYEGDYKAAGKLKGKVALITGGDSGIGRAVAIAYAKEGADVAIIYLNEQSDAKKTKEEIEQEGVKSLLIDGDVGDEEFCKQAVQKTVDTLGGLDILVNNAGEQHPQQSIEDITTEQLHKTFQTNIFSMFYLVKAAMPHFKKGSTIINTASITAYEGNPQLIDYSSTKGAIISFTRALSNNIVGKGIRVNAVAPGPIWTPLIPSTFDEKQVKEFGANTPMKRPGQPEELAPAYVFLASNDSSYISGQTIHINGGTVVNG, encoded by the coding sequence ATGTCGCAAAACAAGCAAACCTTGCCACCACAACATCAGTATCAGCAGCCAGGAATTGAAAGCCATATGAATCCGATGCCTCAGTATGAAGGAGACTATAAAGCTGCAGGTAAATTAAAAGGAAAGGTCGCCCTGATCACGGGCGGTGACAGTGGAATTGGCAGAGCTGTAGCCATTGCTTATGCCAAGGAAGGTGCCGATGTAGCGATTATTTATCTGAACGAACAAAGCGATGCCAAGAAGACCAAAGAAGAAATCGAACAGGAAGGCGTTAAATCTCTTCTGATCGATGGCGATGTTGGGGACGAAGAGTTCTGCAAACAAGCTGTTCAAAAAACAGTCGATACGCTTGGCGGTCTGGATATTCTGGTTAACAATGCAGGGGAACAGCACCCACAGCAAAGCATTGAGGATATCACAACAGAACAGCTGCATAAGACGTTCCAGACGAATATATTCAGCATGTTCTATCTGGTAAAGGCAGCTATGCCGCATTTTAAGAAAGGCAGTACAATTATTAATACTGCTTCGATTACAGCCTATGAGGGCAATCCGCAGCTGATTGATTACTCTTCGACCAAGGGGGCTATCATCAGCTTCACCCGCGCGCTGTCTAACAATATCGTAGGTAAGGGCATCCGCGTTAATGCTGTAGCTCCAGGACCCATTTGGACACCGCTCATTCCATCCACCTTTGATGAAAAACAGGTGAAGGAGTTCGGAGCGAATACGCCGATGAAGCGTCCAGGCCAGCCGGAAGAACTGGCACCTGCCTATGTATTCCTGGCTTCCAACGATTCCTCTTACATCAGCGGCCAGACCATTCATATCAACGGGGGTACCGTTGTTAACGGATAA
- the yfbR gene encoding 5'-deoxynucleotidase, whose protein sequence is MSYHFPAYMYRLRNIDRWSLMRSTARENVAEHSFQVALLAHLLCEIGNRSFGKQLNAERAVTIALFHDATEVFTGDIPTPVKHHNARLLSNFREMENIAAERLVSMVPDQLKDIYEHLLEPARQDDHHEDKLLHQYVKAADSLDAYLKCAWELTVGNREFAAAKQQLLDKLQSLQMPEVDFFLQHFAPSFEMTLDEMSKDTEE, encoded by the coding sequence ATGAGTTATCATTTCCCCGCCTATATGTATCGTCTGCGTAACATTGACCGATGGAGTCTTATGCGAAGCACCGCCCGGGAGAATGTTGCGGAGCATTCCTTTCAAGTAGCCCTCTTGGCCCATTTGCTCTGTGAGATCGGCAACCGCAGCTTCGGCAAGCAATTAAATGCGGAGCGAGCGGTGACCATCGCCCTGTTTCACGATGCAACCGAGGTATTCACGGGAGATATCCCTACTCCTGTCAAGCATCATAACGCTAGGCTGCTCTCCAATTTCCGCGAGATGGAGAATATTGCGGCCGAACGCCTGGTATCCATGGTACCAGACCAGCTCAAGGATATATATGAACATCTGCTGGAGCCTGCCCGGCAGGATGATCATCATGAAGACAAGCTGCTCCACCAATATGTCAAGGCGGCGGACAGCCTGGATGCTTACTTGAAGTGCGCTTGGGAGCTTACGGTGGGCAACCGGGAATTTGCAGCCGCGAAGCAGCAGCTCTTGGACAAGCTCCAATCCTTGCAGATGCCTGAGGTTGACTTTTTCCTTCAGCATTTCGCTCCCAGCTTTGAGATGACCTTGGATGAGATGTCCAAAGACACCGAAGAATAA